A genome region from Cryptococcus neoformans var. neoformans B-3501A chromosome 8, whole genome shotgun sequence includes the following:
- a CDS encoding hypothetical protein (HMMPfam hit to Acyltransferase, Acyltransferase, score: 65.8, E(): 1.2e-16): MPFGFTHKPLVALANSAICSFFREIEVYGAENVPTEGPIIFACTHANMAVDPALLSNTVPHGHLMHYWVKDSLFKNPAVGWLLHNAGNIAVDRTTRNNQMLFRGTFEALALGECIGVFPEGTSHTEPHIIPLKDGTSWAALEYVRYLQGTEENKGAKKGKKAVVVPVGIAYVDKAKYRSRVVVHYRKPITMEQFESQFLSDEPGANKVAVKNLTKAITLEFRKMTVNCPDWDTAFAAQMARELLWERESDLPLADYVQVSQTLVDLFCTPNSKIENLKTLLATYQRLLTSSRLSNAALVGLKLPRQLNPDSVTSLPSRFSTLWLLIKDSIACLIRLPFFIVPMLLHIPVYIVGILGARLVEDELETQAQMKITFGLLLSFLTYPVLFFSLWAVFRNWTLGTVMAAGAVWLLGRYHSALIDENYDAMKRLVAAWRLVVGVWLPRDFEMPLPNFVAQYSLFAPDPPKVAGLPPATPPEKYQKPKRLSSRVLVKHILRVRAQAARELAELLLELENGEEVVAQTWLAEEFGGKVLQQSQQDGAEEQLTGRWVKQGGTRSGREVLQYLKSKGARLGFTAEEVGAVNASGVDTEME, translated from the exons ATGCCATTTGGATTCACCCATAAACCCCTCGTGGCCCTTGCCAACTCAGCCAtctgttccttcttccgcgAAATCGAAGTGTATGGCGCAGAGAATGTCCCGACCGAAGGACCTATTATCTT TGCCTGTACCCATGCCAACATGGCCGTCGAT CCTGCTCTGTTGAGCAACACTGTTCCGCATGGACACCTCATGCACTACTGG GTTAAAGACTCTCTGTTCAAGAACCCGGCAGTTGGTTGGCTGCTCCACAATGCGGGCAACATCG CGGTGGACAGAACAACCAGAAACAACCAAATGCTCTTTCGAGGGACATTTGAAG CTTTGGCTCTTGGAGAGTGTATCGGTGTTTTCCCCGAGGGTACCTCTCATACTGAACCCCATATCATTCCTCTCAAAGACGGTACTTCATGGGCAGCGCTTGAATATGTGCGCTATTTACAAGGGACCGAAGAGAATAAGGGGGCGaaaaaaggcaagaaggCCGTCGTCGTCCCTGTAGGAATTGCCTACGTGGACAAGGCGAAGTATAGAAGTCGCGTGGTGGTTCA CTACCGGAAGCCCATTACCATGGAGCAATTTGAATCACAATTCCTCAGCGATGAACCAGGTGCCAATAAGGTGGCCGTCAAGAATCTGACAAAGGCAATTACCCTCGAATTTAGAAAGATGACGGTAAACTGCCCCGACTG GGACACTGCCTTTGCTGCTCAAATGGCCAGAGAACTCttgtgggaaagggaatCGGACTTGCCTCTTGCTGATTATGTTCAAGTCTCACAAAC CCTGGTGGATCTCTTTTGCACCCCTAACTCGAAGATCGAGAACCTCAAGACGCTGCTTGCAACCTACCAGCGCCTGCTCACGTCTTCACGTTTATCTAATGCAGCTCTTGTGGGCTTAAAACTTCCGCGGCAGCTCAATCCCGACTCTGTAActtcacttccttctcgctTCAGCACCCTTTGGCTTTTGATCAAAGATTCCATCGCTTGTCTTATTCGccttccattcttcattgTTCCAATGCTCCTTCATATTCCCGTTTACATTGTTGGTATCCTAGGAGCTAGAttggtggaggatgagctCGAGACTCAAGCGCAGATGAAGATCACATTCGGCTTATTGCTCAGCTTCTTAACGTATCCAGTACTATTCTTCAGTCTTTGGGCTGTCTTCAGGAATTGGACACTGGGTACCGTGATGGCAGCTGGGGCCGTCTGGCTTTTGGGCAGGTATCATTCTGCCCTTATCGACGAAAATTACGATGC TATGAAGCGTCTCGTTGCCGCCTGGCGACTTGTAGTCGGTGTTTGGCTTCCTCGCGATTTCGAAATGCCCCTTCCCAACTTTGTCGCTCAATACTCGCTGTTTGCTCCTGACCCTCCCAAAGTCGCTGGCCTTCCCCCAGCTACCCCCCCGGAGAAATATCAGAAGCCCAAGCGGCTCTCGTCTCGTGTTCTTGTCAAACACATCCTTCGCGTCCGGGCCCAAGCTGCTAGAGAATTGGCAGAACTCCTCTTGGAGCTGGAGAATGGTGAAGAAGTCGTGGCACAGACTTGGCTGGCTGAGGAATTCGGCGGAAAAGTCTTACAGCAGAGTCAGCAAGATGGAGCGGAAGAACAGCTCACGGGCCGATGGGTCAAGCAAGGAGGGACCAGAAGTGGTAGGGAGGTTCTACAATATCTGAAGAGCAAAGGTGCCAGGCTGGGTTTCACtgctgaagaagttggGGCTGTTAACGCGAGTGGTGTAGACACCGAGATGGAGTAA
- a CDS encoding hypothetical protein (HMMPfam hit to MR_MLE, Mandelate racemase / muconate lactonizing enzyme, C-terminal domain, score: 173.5, E(): 4.2e-49; HMMPfam hit to MR_MLE_N, Mandelate racemase / muconate lactonizing enzyme, N-terminal domain, score: 124.5, E(): 2.4e-34) has protein sequence MSANPPQPVNVTTDSSVKADREAVYLPPSDLALKYNKGLQCSLAVQPHPSAGQAGSTKIKKIETFYVRPRWLFVRIETEGGVVGWGEGTLEGHTEAVQGSMKDIARRLIGWDAMNIEEIYTYLYRHRFYRGGEVLMSAMSGVDIALWDIKGKVLGVPVWELLGGKVRERCDVYGWVGGDRPSDVAEQAKARKEQGFRFVKMNATESIGWLDSPHALDDTVKRLAEVKAVGIDAGLDFHGRVHKGMAKQLAAGLEPHRPFFIEEPLLPGHVNELKDLYNKTNIPIALGERLFTRLDVRPYLESGCIDLIQPDIAHAGGISETKKIAIMAEAYDVGLAPHCPLGPLAFAASLHVGFSTPNFVICEMSLKMHYNVGKDLLSYMLNPEVFDIENGSIGLLTAPGLGIELNEDMIRKEAAEAAELEPWINPLFRGEDGAMREW, from the exons ATGTCTGCCAACCCCCCTCAGCCAGTGAATGTCACCACCGATTCATCCGTGAAAGCCGACCGGGAGGCAGTctaccttcctccttccgaCCTGGCCTTGAAATATAACAAGGGCCTCCAGTGCTCACTCGCAGTACAGCCTCATCCTAGTGCTGGCCAAGCTGGCTCCACtaagatcaagaagatcGAAACCTTCTACGTGCGTCCGAGGTGGCTCTTTGTCCGAATTGAAACGGAAGGAGGTGTCGTTGGATGGGGTGAAGGAACTCTGGAAGGTCACACTGAAGCCGTACAAGGTAGTATGAAAGACATTGCCAGAAG ATTAATCGGCTGGGATGCTATGAACATTGAGGAAATTTACACCTACCTTTACCGACATCGATTCTACCGAGGTGGCGAAGTCCTTATGTCTGCCATGAGTGGTGTGGATATCGCTCTTTGGGATATCAAGGGCAAGGTCCTCGGCGTCCCCGTCTGGGAACTGCTCGGCGGCAAGGTTCGAGAGAGATGTGATGTTTACGGCTGGGT TGGTGGTGACCGACCCTCTGATGTTGCAGAACAGGCCAAGGCCAGGAAAGAACAGGGGTTCCGCTTTGTCAAGATGAATG CAACCGAATCAATTGGCTGGCTCGATTCCCCCCATGCTCTCGATGATACTGTAAAGAGACTGGCAGAAGTGAAGGCAGTTGGTATTGACGCTGGACT TGATTTCCATGGTCGAGTCCATAAAGGCATGGCAAAGCAGCTTGCTGCTGGCCTCGAGCCCCACAGACCTTTCTTCATTGAAGAGCCTCTTTTGCCAGGGCATGTCAACGAGCTTAAAGACTTGTACAACAAGACTAACATTCCCATTGCT CTCGGAGAGCGACTTTTTACTCGTCTTGATGTCCGACCATACCTTGAATCTGGCTGTATCGACCTCATCCAGCCCGACATTGCTCATGCTGGTGGTATTTCTGAAACAAAAAAGATTGCTATTATGGCCGA AGCATACGATGTTGGTCTTGCTCCTCATTGTCCTCTCGGTCCCTTGGCCTTCGCCGCCTCTCTTCATGTCGGTTTCTCAACGCCTAACTTCGTCATTTGCGAAatgagcttgaagatgcACTACAACGTGGGCAAGGATCTCTTGTCCTACATGCTCAACCCTGAAGTCTTCGACATCGAGAATGGTTCTATCGGGCTGCTTACTGCTCCTGGTTTGGGCATTGAACTCAACGAAGATATGATTAGGAAGGAGGCAGCTGAAGCGGCTGAGCTCGAACCGTGGATTAATCCTCTTTtccgaggagaagatggtgcgATGCGAGAGTGGTAA
- a CDS encoding hypothetical protein (Match to ESTs gb|CF187540.1|CF187540, gb|CF186037.1|CF186037), producing the protein MLNPSVAATFAGGNNYHRGNSAAPLNMLSHPPSRLSPPPGADIYGVTASSSSQQLPVAGSSATYPTQLPQTAAPLTDTKKQGQNLPKRGYRACTNCRLRKARCDLGDVNSPSEPPCSRCRREQRDCVFLPSKRRRRTSVADPALREEALDLPQTEIYPVQAAARPSSANAHSGGAQGAPSVSQSLSQQGPPLASASSVNSSFPQLPKPAANKDDSSSRMPFTQTGIWNETVQQPTSTEDQGSLGGSSAASTTALSPQYRTKKRKTEPSNRKIVNANLSNEMDALEILANAATDGDDEGEDGKRKQPHDPKKVTWNVGEQYKAPMRELSDFHLIKAGILDEHGLHAMVDNFFRYYHPALPIFQTARIPRCREQLLDLAHNDSFLLTCIVAVASRHPSDNRYKDVHDKTWAVIRDAMSDYSFTGLPGSVGFVEGVLLLAEHLPRERGTPPRGTSVDMLAGPGTETAGVHGTDNRRSWSLIGLAIRAAYLLGLDQISLEIDESSRTPDVERARSVWTWCYLYDRTIDKYYFTSSNNLWLTFSARLRTGLAFWSRGPALCFVGYSHISQTGEVAARLNFPLQLSPGAELDGRAHDDSASLMQSLVELTQVMTNAHDILYPSKLRTEVLVKQGEYFLFLDHFRRALDSYRTIWKPKQWSNRTLEELSWMTFHYVRLYISSFGYSAHIKRAQWRGDKEASTGRDGSRQAVQIFPRGSATSPDALYIYDSIAAANEILHISLRLAQMGSLRYLPSRYLINISYAAVFALKSSYSGAVEEKDMHRIRELVDHVCTGLVLSCPDKDHPAVRYGQMLRMLAKRLEELHDASAVPSRYPSPEPVETTSNSNASPQASQDQPSVFPWPAPPNASTEHSAPTPAFQLPPFPDMSFLTNNQVNPDYLGENNTSNSEKQAAMFDYGDTKFDFDLKGFWDDFSLGEGSGFPFR; encoded by the exons ATGTTGAACCCGTCAGTGGCTGCAACGTTTGCCGGGGGAAACAACTACCACAGGGGTAACTCCGCTGCACCTCTCAACATGCTCTCCCATCCGCCCTCCAGACTTTCTCCGCCTCCAGGGGCGGATATATACGGCGTGacagcatcttcatcaagTCAACAACTGCCAGTGGCAGGTTCTTCCGCTACGTATCCCACACAGCTGCCTCAAACAGCCGCACCGCTCACGGATACGAAGAAGCAAGGCCAGAACCTTCCTAAACGAGGTTACCGGGCTTGT ACCAACTGTCGACTCAGAAAAGCTCGTTGCGACC TTGGGGATGTAAACTCCCCGTCAGAACCTCCCTGCTCGCGTTGTCGAAGGGAGCAGCGTGACTGTGTGTTTCTTCCTAGC AAACGGCGTCGCAGAACATCTGTAGCTGACCCTGCTTTACGGGAAGAAGCTTTGGATCTTCCACAGACTGAAATCTATCCTGTccaagcagcagcaaggccATCAAGTGCCAATGCACATTCAGGCGGGGCTCAAGGGGCTCCCAGCGTGTCTCAGTCTCTCAGTCAACAAGGTCCCCCTCTTGCCTCTGCCTCATCCGtcaattcttctttcccccaGCTTCCGAAGCCGGCGGCCAATAAGGATGATTCCTCCAGCAGGATGCCCTTCACTCAAACCGGAATCTGGAACGAGACAGTGCAACAACCCACCAGTACTGAAGATCAAG GCTCATTGGGCGGATCATCTGCCGCTTCAACCACCGCTTTGTCACCACAGTATCGCACCAAAAAACGGAAAACTGAGCCCAGCAATCGAAAGATTGTCAACGCCAACTTGAGCAACGAGATGGATGCTTTGGAGATCCTGGCGAATGCTGCAACtgatggggatgatgagggagaagatggtaaAAGGAAACAGCCACACGATCCGAAGAAGGTCACCTGGAATGTTGGAGAGCAATACAAAGCGCCTATGAGGGAGTTGAGCGATTTTCATTTGATAAAAGCTGGCATTTTAGACGAACATGGTCTTCATGCCATGGTAGACAACTTCTTTCGGTACTATCACCCAGCACTT CCTATCTTCCAAACAGCCCGTATCCCGAGGTGCAGGGAACAACTACTCGATCTCGCTCACAATGATAGTTTCCTTCTTACTTGTATAGTCGCTGTCGCGTCTAGACATCCGTCTGATAATCGATACAAAGATGTTCATGACAAAACATGGGCAGTGATTAGAGACGCCATGAGCGATTATTCTTTCACCGGTCTACCTGGATCGGTTGGTTTTGTAGAGGGAgtgcttcttcttgcagAACACCTCCCTAGAGAAAGGGGAACACCCCCACGAGGAACAAGTGTAGATATGCTTGCCGGACCTGGGACTGAGACGGCTGGAGTGCATGGCACAGACAACAGGAGAAGCTGGTCTTTGATCGGCTTGGCCATTCGTGCGGCATATCTCCTGGGGT TGGACCAAATTTCGTTGGAGATTGACGAATCCAGTCGTACTCCTGATGTAGAGCGAGCTAGAAGTGTTTGGACCTGGTGTTATTTATATGATCGAACGATAGATAAGTATTACTTCACTTCATCAAATAACCTCTGGCTAACATTCTCGGCACGTCTTCGAACAGGTCTCGCTTTCTGGTCTAGAGGTCCTGCTCTGTGTTTTGTGGGCTATTCTCACATATCACAAACGGGAGAGGTAGCTGCCAGACTCAACTTCCCTCTGCAATTATCTCCTGGGGCAGAGCTAGATGGGAGAGCTCATGATGACTCGGCATCGCTTATGCAATCCCTTGTGGAGCTCACTCAAGTGATGACCAACGCCCATGACATCCTGTATCCAAGCAAGCTTAGAACAGAAGTGTTGGTCAAACAGGGAGAGtacttcttgttcttggaCCATTTCAGGCGAG cTCTTGACAGCTACCGTACTATCTGGAAACCCAAACAATGGTCGAATCGTACTCTTGAAGAGTTAAGCTGGATGACATTTCATTACGTTAG ATTGTACATTTCTTCATTTGGATATTCCGCACATATAAAGAGAGCTCAATGGCGTGGAGATAAGGAGGCTTCGACCGGTCGAGATGGCTCTCGACAGGCAGTGCAGATATTTCCTCGAG GCTCTGCAACGTCTCCCGATGCTCTTTACATCTATGATTCCATTGCAGCTGCCAACGAGATTCTACATATTTCTCTGCGTCTTGCGCAAATGGGTAGTCTCCGttatcttccttcccgaTATCTCATCAACATATCGTATGCCGCTGTCTTTGCGTTAAAGAGCAGTTACTCTGGCGCTgtagaagaaaaggatatGCATAG AATCAGAGAATTAGTCGACCATGTGTGTACGGGATTGGTGCTATCCTGTCCTGATAAGGACCATCCGGCCGTTCGTTACGGACAAATGTTGAGAATGCTGGCTAAACGACTGGAAGAGCTCCATGATGCGAGT GCGGTTCCGTCTCGTTATCCCTCGCCTGAGCCCGTCGAAACGACTTCCAACTCAAATGCATCCCCCCAAGCAAGCCAAGACCAACCATCTGTTTTCCCTTGGCCAGCACCTCCCAACGCTTCGACCGAACATAGCGCCCCTACTCCAGCTTTTCAACTTCCCCCCTTCCCCGACATGTCTTTTCTTACGAACAACCAAGTTAATCCCGATTACCTGGGCGAAAATAATACGTCGAATTCAGAGAAACAAGCAGCAATGTTTGACTATGGGGACACCAAATTTGATTTCGATCTAAAGGGTTTCTGGGATGACTTCTCGCTAGGCGAAGGAAGCGGTTTTCCGTTTAGATGA
- a CDS encoding hypothetical protein (Match to EST gb|CF187961.1|CF187961; HMMPfam hit to SRP40_C, SRP40, C-terminal domain, score: 98.7, E(): 1.4e-26): MPTKPSTELDAAVLAYLVKRGYTKAVKSLEKEAGVKLLPGQEDKLENAWAATDVAAVAATSDEAEDSSSSESESEDSDSDSDSDSDDEKSTKAVDPATVPLPESSSSESGSDSGSDSDSSSSSSGSSSSSSTLKSSGKTSGFLDIEAEVSSDEEVSSDEESEDESESGSESDSSSSSSSSSSSSSSSGSSSSSGSSSSSSSSSSSDSSSSSSKSKSEFKEEQEARPVIGKRKARSPSTSSSSSSSSSSSSSSASESLPKSPAVTVVTTKKRKLEDGTETITSTATITPAPKANSSRETSTPASAVGTPVGGKGKRVQGQRFERIKADSVTFHDPGLMDNSFEARERTGANANDYGAKASRDLIVTRGAGFRKEKNKKKRGSYVGGEITLQTHSIKFDD, encoded by the exons ATGCCCACAAAACCTTCAACCGAGCTTGACGCCGCTGTCCTCGCATACCTTGTCAAGCGGGGCTACACCAAAGCCGTCAAGTCActtgaaaaagaagcagGTGTCAAGCTTTTGCCAGGCCAGGAAGACAAACTTGAGAATGCTTGGGCTGCCACTGATGTAGCTGCCGTTGCTGCCACTTC GGATGAGGCCGAGGACTCTAGCAGCTCTGAATCCGAGTCCGAAGACTCTGATTCTGATTCTGACTCTGACTCTGACGATGAGAAGTCAACCAAAGCAGTTG ACCCTGCCACCGTCCCTCTTCCCGAGTCATCCAGCTCTGAATCTGGATCGGATTCTGGTTCCGACTCTGATTCTagttcgtcgtcttctggctcttcttctagCAGCTCAACCTTGAAGTCTTCCGGCAAGACGTCGGGATTCCTGGACATTGAAGCTGAAGTTTCCAGCGACGAAGAAGTGAGCAGCGATGAGGAGAGCGAGGACGAAAGCGAAAGCGGTAGCGAGAGTGATTCATCCAgttcaagctcttcttcttcctcctcttcttcttcttccggctcctcttcttcttccggctcctcttcttcctccagctcctcctcttcatctgactcctcatcatcttctagCAAATCAAAGTCCGAGTTTAAGGAAGAACAGGAGGCTCGACCTGTCATCGGCAAGCGCAAGGCTAGATCTCCTtctacttcctcctcctcctcttcttcttcatcatcatcttcctcatccgcTTCGGAATCTTTACCAAAGTCCCCTGCTGTCACTGTTGTGACCACCAAAAAGCGCAAGCTCGAGGACGGGACAGAAACCATCACATCCACTGCCACTATTACTCCAGCCCCTAAAGCAAACAGCAGCAGGGAAACTAGCACTCCCGCGAGCGCCGTCGGAACTCCCGTCGGCGgcaaagggaaaagggtgCAGGGACAAAGATTTGAGAGAATCAAAGCCGACAGTGTTACTTTCCATGACCCAGGGTTGATGGACAATTCTTTCGAGGCTAGGGAACGTACGGGTGCCAATGCTAACGACTATGGAGCCAAGGCCTCAAGGGATTTGATTGTCACCCGTGGTGCTGGTttcaggaaggagaagaacaagaagaagcgtgGT AGCTATGTCGGTGGAGAAATCACTCTTCAGACCCATAGCATCAAATTTGATGACTAA
- a CDS encoding hypothetical protein (HMMPfam hit to DHDPS, Dihydrodipicolinate synthetase family, score: 8.8, E(): 1.4e-11): MTTNNTSSGAPSRVWAGGPSVPLVTAMNDDESINYEALAKQTVRLAKAGLGIVLLGTNGEASHLSPEERKQCTVVVRKALDDAGFVNEPLLVGTGAGSAQTTIQVTKEAAEAGASHSIVITPGYFSFAMGRDRKAIKDFFRKVFDESPIPVMIYNFPGAAAGIDLTSDEIIELSNHPNCFGVKLTCAMIGKGHRIAAYTQSPEYLAKHGSFLKSCTATGQFQVLPGFSESTLPALVSRHTGCITGTGNTIPKTIRRLWDKSVAGLQGDSKALAEAMELQDRVAEADWTIVKAGIQGTKYFLDHYVEKGMGGAVRLPLGTISDDVKKLIEVDLKGAWEFEQSL, encoded by the exons ATGACTACCAACAATACCTCTAGCGGCGCGCCTTCTCGAGTTTGGGCGGGCGGTCCTTCAGTCCCTTTGGTTACTGCCATGAACGACGATGAGAGTATCAACTACGAAGCATTGGCTAAACAAACCGTCCGATTGGCTAAGGCCGGTCTCGGTATCGTCTTGCTCGGCACCAATGGAGAAG cttctcatctctctcctgAAGAACGCAAACAGTGCACTGTTGTTGTGCGAAAGGCACTCGACGATGCTGGCTTTGTCAACGAGCCGCTCCTTGTTGGTACCGGAGCTGGATCTGCCCAGACAACCATCCAGGTGACTAAAGAGGCTGCCGAGGCCGGTGCGAGCCATTCCATAGTCATCACCCCTGGCTACTTCTCTTTTGCCATGGGCCGAGACCGTAAGGCCATCAAGGACTTCTTCCGAAAGGTCTTTGACGAGTCTCCTATTCCCGTCATGATTTACAACTTCCC TGGAGCTGCTGCCGGCATCGATTTGACTTCTGATGAGATTATCGAACTCTCCAACCACCCCAACTGCTTTGGTGTTAAG CTCACTTGCGCTATGATCGGTAAAGGTCACCGAATTGCCGCCTACACTCAGTCCCCTGAATACCTCGCCAAGCACGGCAGCTTCCTTAAGAGCTGCACTGCCACCGGCCAGTTCCAGGTCCTTCCCGGTTTCTCGGAAAGCACCCTTCCTGCCCTCGTTTCCCGACACACTGGTTGCATCACTGGTACCGGTAACACCATTCCCAAGACCATCCGACGACTTTGGGACAAGTCTGTTGCCGGTCTTCAGGGCGACTCCAAGGCGCTCGCTGAAGCCATGGAGTTGCAAGACCGAGTTGCAGAGGCTGATTGGACTATTGTGAAGGCCGGTATCCAGGGAACG AAATACTTCCTCGACCACTATGTCGAGAAGGGTATGGGCGGTGCTGTCCGACTACCCCTCGGTACAATCTCTGATGACGTTAAGAAGTTGATTGAAGTTGATCTCAAGGGCGCTTGGGAGTTTGAGCAGTCTTTGTAA
- a CDS encoding hypothetical protein (HMMPfam hit to AA_kinase, Amino acid kinase family, score: 149.8, E(): 6e-42; HMMPfam hit to ACT, ACT domain, score: 50.5, E(): 4.6e-12): MTRDFGSLFFTGPIFVDYSFTARHLESFLSSFPPQVSHAMSSASTPTAPYLEDLVRNSLDQTLPWVVQKYGGTSVGKSLDNITKIVGSYIDNGSKVAIVCSARSTQTKSLGTTNLLLQASREALQPALSSSGDGRSGSMSGTATPFYPKRVGSGFFGKDQSTSMVSSVSSLSQLEPQLGRSGSPSPFQSSSSRSPPRSPATPSQDSSVSQEPAFHATVDLIKKGHLEAARASLKEGPLRDELEEEIERDCESLRSFLYAAQIIDEISPRSQDSIVGTGERLACKIVAAALRDRGVDSELVVLDNIVDASMSAASEAISVDAGDQGVAQLGQEFYDQLSFRLGERLRECGQRVPVVTGYFGPVPGSLLAQIGRGYTDLCAALCAVGLKASELQVWKEVDGIFTADPRKVPSARLVPIITPDEAAELTYYGSEVIHPFTMEQVIRARIPIRIKNVENPSGAGTVIYPDLGFPRGLDTEPPKAERIVEGVDERMPTAVTIKDEIIVLNIHSNRKTLSHGFLARIFGTLDRAGVVVDLISTSEVHVSMAMQDFLNRKRLERLVKDLEKIGEVTVSKDMAILSLVGRNMRNAIGSAGLMFASLARAMINIEMISQGASEINISCVIENKDAIKALNVIHESCLSYPRSPATEMAGLQLQ; the protein is encoded by the exons ATGACTCGAGATTTTGGTTCCCTGTTTTTCACTGGACCGATATTTGTTGATTATTCGTTCACCGCCCGCCATCTCGAGTCGTTTCTGTCCTCTTTCCCCCCTCAAGTCTCCCACGCCATGTCCTCAGCATCTACACCCACCGCCCCATACCTTGAAGACCTCGTCCGCAATTCGCTAGACCAAACCCTCCCCTGGGTCGTCCAGAAGTACGGCGGGACGTCGGTTGGTAAAAGCCTGGACAACATCACCAAAATCGTCGG GTCATATATCGACAATGGCTCTAAAGTTGCTATCGTTTGCTCGGCTCGTTCTACGCAGACCAAGTCTCTCGGTACCACgaacctcctccttcaagcTTCCCGAGAAGCTCTTCAGCCGGCGctgtcttcttccggtGACGGCCGTTCTGGCTCTATGTCAGGCACAGCCACCCCTTTCTACCCCAAACGTGTTGGTTCAGGCTTTTTTGGCAAGGACCAGTCTACTTCCATGGTGTCTTCCGTTTCTTCACTCTCGCAGCTCGAGCCTCAACTCGGAAGATCCGGCAGCCCCAGCCCTTTTCAAAGCAGCTCTAGCCGATCCCCTCCCAGAAGTCCGGCCACACCCTCGCAAGATTCATCCGTCAGTCAGGAACCTGCGTTCCATGCAACTGTGGATCTCATCAAGAAGGGCCATTTGGAAGCTGCTCGGGCATCATTGAAGGAGGGTCCATTGCGtgatgagcttgaagaagagattgaaagGGATTGCGAAAGCCTCAGAAGTTTCCTATATGCTGCTCAG ATCATTGACGAGATCAGCCCAAGAAGCCAAGATTCCATCGTCGGTACCGGAGAACGGTTGGCGTGCAAGATCGTCGCTGCTGCTTTAAGAGATAGG GGCGTGGACTCTGAGCTCGTTGTTCTCGACAACATCGTTGATGCGTCCATGTCTGCAGCCAGCGAGGCTATTTCCGTTGATGCTGGCGATCAGGGAGTCGCGCAGCTTGGCCAAGAATTCTATGACCAGCTTTCGTTCAGATTGGGCGAGAGACTGAGAGAATGTGGCCAAAGGGTTCCTGTTGTGACCG GCTACTTTGGCCCTGTCCCCGGCTCCCTTCTTGCCCAAATCGGTCGTGGATATACGGATCTTTGTGCAGCTCTCTGTGCCGTTGGCCTGAAAGCCTCCGAATTGCAAGTATGGAAGGAGGTCGATGGTATCTTCACCGCAGACCCTCGAAAAGTACCTTCTGCCCGTCTAGtacccatcatcaccccAGACGAAGCTGCCGAGCTCACCTATTACGGCTCAGAAGTTATCCATCCTTTCACCATGGAGCAAGTCATCCGAGCGAGGATCCCTATCAGGATCAAGAATGTTGAGAATCCCTCTGGCGCTGGTACAGTTATCTACCCTGACCTAGGCTTCCCCCGAGGCTTGGACACTGAACCTCCCAAGGCCGAAAGGATTGTTGAAGGTGTTGACGAGAGAATGCCGACTGCTGTAACCATCAAGGATGAGATTATCGTCCTCAATATTCACTCTAATAGAAAGACATTATCTCACGGCTTCCTCGCCAGGATCTTCGGGACACTAGACAGGGCCGGTGTCGTTGTTGATTTGATCAGCACCAGTGAAGTGCAT GTATCCATGGCTATGCAAGACTTCCTCAACCGAAAGCGCTTGGAGCGTCTTGTCAAGGATCTCGAAAAAATCGGAGAAGTCACTGTTTCAAAGGACATGGCTATCCTCTCTCTTGTCGGACGTAATATGAGGAATGCCATTGGAAGTGCTGGTTTGATGTTTGCCAGTTTGGCGCGGGCGATGATCAACATTGAGATGATCAGTCAGGGTGCAAGCGAGATTAACATCAGCTGTG TGATTGAGAACAAGGATGCTATCAAGGCCCTCAATGTTATCCACGAATCTTGTCTCTCTTACCCCAGATCCCCTGCAACGGAGATGGCGGGCTTGCAGCTTCAATAG